DNA sequence from the Colletotrichum higginsianum IMI 349063 chromosome 10, whole genome shotgun sequence genome:
GGGGGCCTGATAACAGTGCATCATCAAGTCCGCCACATTCCCGtcgctgccggcggcgtctgtTGGCTCTCGCCGTAGGAAGAGCCCGGCATCAGAGTTCATCGTGGTCTGGTTAGGCGGGACCGGCCTGTTTAGCTCCCACATGATGATTCCTTCCGGGTGATCCTGGAGgttctcgccgacgccagGAATGTCTTTGACGACGTCGATTCCCAGCCCTTCGAGCTGGCTCTTGGGGCCGAGGCCGGACAAAAGCATGAGCCGTGGCGTATCTATGGCACCGGCGCACAGAATGATTTCCTTCCTGGGGACGATGACACGTTGACCGCCCGACTTGAGGGAAATCATAGGGCTAGTCGCCACGTCCTTCTCAATTTTGATTTTGGAGACGTGCGCTTCAGTCAAAACAGTTAAGTTCGGGCGACGCTCCTCTCCGCAgatgatgggatggatgTAGGCGACAGAAGCGCTGCTTCGTTGGTGGGTGTCGGGATTGTATGCAATGTTGAAAAAGCCGGCCCCCTGCTCCAATTGGCCCTTGTCAAGTATCTCGGCGTTGAAGTCCTGAATCACTGGAATTTTCATTGCCGTAGAGCATGACTGAACCCAGTCCTTGGTCAGTTGGTTGCGATGACGGTTGTGGACAGGCTGCACTTGGTTGCGCAGCTGATCCACGTGTTGCATCATAGTCACCCAATCCCAGCCGTGGCAGCCTTGAGCAACCCATCGCTTCATGTCGTACCGGAATGGGCGAAATGCAATCATGGTATTGTGGGAAGAACATCCGTCCAAGACTTTGGCTCGTGACTGACGGATATGGCTGTTCCCATTGGGCTGCTCCGTTGTCCCGTAATCGTAATCAAGGTCACCACCAAGAACGCTCTGCCACTCTTTGAGGTTCTGAAAGTTGGGGATGTCGAAATCGCTCGGACCGGCTTCGATGATGAGCACCCGGCGCTCTGGTATTGGGCAAGCCGGGCGCCCAGGACGCAGCCAGCGGTGCCTCCGCCGACAATGACGTAGTCATAGGCCCTGTCGGAACCTACGGGAAGAACCGTGGTTGTCATGATGGCGGTGTTGGAAGATGTCTCCTTCTTCTGAGCGTCTGCCGGGTGGGTTCCAGTCTAGAGAGGGGTGACTAGATGAAAAGATACGATGAACAGTCAAGGGTTGGTCATGAGACTTCTTATGAAGTAAACATGAGGGGAGTGGATGAGAAGCTTCGCAACTCGAAATCCCTGCCAGGTATGGCCGGTATGGTGCCGTCGTATTAGGTTACCTGGTTTGGATTAGGACACGACAGGACGAGGTGTGGGCGATAGGGGGTGAAGTGGATCAACGGTTTCTTGGGAAATCGGCCGCGTTGCCCCTTACAGATCGACTGTGGGAATCGGTCGACCGACGGCCATCGGTGGTCCAGAGCTGGTTGAGCCGTTCTGCTTATTTGCTGCCAGAAAACTCCACATggcttcttgtccttggtGTCATAGATCTGGAAACGAGTCATTTCCATCATACATATTTCACATGACAAGCCCTTGTGCCCGGCGTCCCTGTCGTTCTTCGTTCTTACTGAATCCCATAGGGTTAGACGCATGGAAAGTTGAGAAAAATGCGCCATGACTACATATCAGGATCGAACGCTGCTATCTCAACATCTCTAAAGCTTGCTGCCCATGTTTATATGGACTGCTTTGGTCTGGATATACGCTTCCAAGGCAGCTTCGCCCAACTCTCTGCCGATTCCGCTCTGCTTCATACCCCCAAACGGAACTCGGACGTCGGAATCTTGACTACTGTTGACCCAAACTGTTCCTACCTCCATCTGATCGGCCACCCGGTGGGCACGTTCCAGATCTGAAGTGAAAATAGATGCGCTGAGGCCGTAGATCGAATCGTTCGCAATAGCAACAGCTTCAGCCTCATCTTCAAACCGCGTTATGGTGACAACAGGACCAAAGATCTCTTCCTTGAAAATCGACATCGACGGGGTAACATCAGTAAACACGGTCGGGGCGGTGAAGAATCCTTTCCCTCCCACATCGATAGGGAGGCCACCTGTGGCCAGAACAACACCTTCTTGCTTACCAAGGTTAATATGCTTGAGTATTTGGTCGTACTGAGCCTTAGAAACCTGTGGTTCCTGGTATGTGTCCTTCTCCCACTGACTTCCGACCTTGCTAACTGTCTTAACCCTATCCAGGAACTGGATAAGAAATCTGTCATATACAGCACTCTGAACCAGGATGCGTGATGTTGCTGTGCAGATCTGGCCTTGGTTTGACATGATTCCCATGTGAGACCAATTGACTGCTTGGTCCAAGTCGGCGTCTGCAAAAACTACTAGTGGGGATTTCCCACCCGTTTCAAGAGTAATCTTCTTGAGTGTTTGGGCAGCAGTTTGCATGATTCCTATTGCAGTAGCCGTAGAGCCTGTGAATGCAATCTTGTCTACAAGGTGATGTTCGACCAGTGCGCTACCTACTTCTCGTCCGTAGCCATCAACAATGTTGACTACACCAGGTGGGAGCCCCGCCTTCTTGATGAGACTCGCCAAGACGAGGATGCTGAGAGGGGTTTGCTCTGCTGGTTTGAGGACGACTGTGTTTCCACAGGCCATGGCAGGCCCGAGCTTCCACGTCGCCATAGAAAGAGGATAATTCCAGGGAATGATTTGGGCAACGACCCCGATGGGCTGGCGTACGGTGTACGCGAGTTCTTGGGGATCGACGTGATGGCTTGACCAGAGAGCTTGTCTGTCCATCCTGCGTAGTATTTGAGAACGCTGATggggtcgacgaggtcaCCTTCGAACGCCTCAGAATACTTTTTGCCTGAATGAAACCGGGGGTTAGCACATGAATCTCTATGTTGGGTTTCGCTTCGGTCACCATTGTCCCAGGCGTCGATGGTGACAAGAAGTTCCCTGTTGTCCTCGATGAGACCGGCGAGGCGATGGAGCATTTGACCTCGCTCCGAAGCGGGAAGCTGCTTCCAAGACTGCTTGCGAAGAGCAGTGTGTGCCGCTCTTACAGCCCTGTGAACATCATTGCGGTCAGCGGCATGTATGGTGGTGATGACATGTTCGGTCCTAGCAACTTGTCAGCAATAACACGGAATAACAAAGTTGGAAAAAATAGCAAAGCTGCTAAAAGAAGGCTCCGTTAGGACTTACATAGGATCTAAAGAAATGATTGTCTGGTTACTTGATGACTTGACAAACTTATTGTTGATGAACAGGCTAGTTGGCTGAGTGTACTTCACCCCATTAGGGGCCTGGAGATTGACGAATAGAGGCACTATAATCACAAGTTGGCAGCAAACGATTTTCTTGCAACCGGCGGTTGAGACAAGGTAGACTACCTAGCAGTCAGTACGTGACTGGAGTGTCAAGGGGGCAAGGAACATAATTACTTCAGTAAGACCGCCGTCGTCTAACGATGTAGTCGGTTCCTAACGAACCCTGCCCCTACAGCAAAGCTTGGTTATCTTTGGCTAGCATGACTGCGGGGTCCTGTCCTGTACCCGCCAAAGCTAATTTGCcggccgctcggcggcaacgaagggcctgccgcgggcttcgtcccgggcaGTGGGCTTCGTGGTGGCCTTAGGCGCCTAGGAAAGGGGCTGCCGAAGGCCTAgtcgggcggcagggtgCGGCCGCAGCACACGAGAATAGTTACACACACATCGCACTCAATATATGCACAATTGACCCATCACGGTTACCCTTGCCAATCTGACAATACAGTTAGGAATCTACAGCCTTACTGCACGCAGCTCCACTTTGTATCCATTTACAAACTCTAAGTGCGGGAACATGTAGGGGTTATGTGGCGGCTACCTAACAAGGGGTCTATTAATTCGTCTTAGTATACTTCAGTAGCCTGTTTTCTTGTCTCTATGAGATTGGACTGGAGATGTTACAAGATTTAGTTAGTTTTCAACCTAATACATTACGACGTGAAGCTCTTAATTGTGATTTTCTTTAAAGAAGGATCGAGTCGTTAGTGGTGTTGCATCTTGGCCAAGGGCCTCAACTTAAGGAACCCTGTGGCTAGGGTAACCCAACTTAAGCGCATGACATTTCATAGAGCAAAGTAGCAGCCTATATAGCATCTCTAATTAAACTATAAACGTTAATACATATGGAAATTGGCTTGCAAAGTAACTTCTACTAACTTTTTCGCCAAATTACTTACACGGGCACGCCGAAGCATGATTTAAAAGTGATTAGGGTCATTTATTTGCATTAATAATCCTATTTATACTTGTGGGGTAGTAGACAAACCTTAAGAAGAACGTTACTTCAAGGCTACGCTGAGAATAAAGTATATCAATTCTCGACATCTCCTTCAGCTACCTACACATACAGTTTCAAATCGTACATACTGCACTTTTTGCTTCTAGGCACGAGGCTCTAACGATCCTTTCTCACTATGCATTTCCTTACGTTATTTCAGCACCTGATAATATCTCTATTCATATATGAAGCCCAGGGTCTTGTCACATCCCGCGGGTTCAGGTTCACCACCCCGAAAAATGGCCAAGAGGGTGGATGCACGCCAGAAGATATTGAAATTATCCGCCACGAACTGAAAATTGTAAAGGAAGCTGCCGAaaccgccgcccgcgacgtCACCAATTACCCTTTCTTTTACGCTTTTCAAAAGCCGAACAATGCGTTTTTTAAGGATAAGCAATTCACCAAAGCAGCAAGGGAGTTCTTTCTTCGTATGGCTCGCATCGCAGACGAATCTTATCGCGGTGACAACTTCCGTATCCATTGCCGCATCGAGGACTGCAGATACATGGGAAGAGGGACTCACGCTATATTGACGGAAAGTGTCATGCGCCAGTTTGTGCCCCCGGTATTATGGCTTATGAAACCATCTGATCCTGTCCTGGCTTTCTGCGAGCCATTCTTCACTGGAGTTAGTGGAGTTCCTACTCAACAGCGCTTAGAACAATTCAGGCAGGACCTCAAAGAACTCAAGGAGGGTAAAGTCAAGAACTTACAGTCGACGTCCGTGAACATGGACAAAGTCGCCGACACGAGGAGCAAGGTTATAATGCACGAGCTGTCGCACATTAACTATGTGGCCAAGCCCATAATCGACATAGTGAGACCCAACGCTCTTAGAAAAAAGGCGTAAGTCTTGCCTTACACTTCTTTAAATTACAGGCGTGAAGAATAAGAGAATTGCTGATGCTCCGAGCTTTACAGAATGGCAGACTACGTTTACGACGTCTTTGAATGCTATCAACTTGCTAACGGCTGGTGGAAGAGTGGCAATGGGTGGACGGGGGATATGGAGAATGGGGTGAAGGGGGTGAAGCGGGCTGCAATGAATGCAGAGAATTGGGCCCTGGTTGGAATGGGAACTTGGTTTTCCAAGCAGTTGGGGATTAAGAAGATTTCCATTCCGGGAGCACGAGACAACCACTGGGGGCAGGAAGCTGAAACATGATTGCAACTGATAGAGCCATGTTCATAGCAAAACTggaggatgatggaggcAAAGTCTGCAACGCCAGTGCAAGGGACGTTGATTTCATGATGATTGTCATTGCAGACGCCTATAGCGGCGGCCTCATTACATTGCATACGAACCTAGGTCCGGGCCCTAGCCTTGCATTGGTTGCCGTTGATGCGCCTTAGGTTGTCACGGGCCTGGTCCGCGAAAA
Encoded proteins:
- a CDS encoding Aldehyde dehydrogenase, whose product is MLHRLAGLIEDNRELLVTIDAWDNGDRSETQHRDSCANPRFHSGKKYSEAFEGDLVDPISVLKYYAGWTDKLSELAYTVRQPIGVVAQIIPWNYPLSMATWKLGPAMACGNTVVLKPAEQTPLSILVLASLIKKAGLPPGVVNIVDGYGREVGSALVEHHLVDKIAFTGSTATAIGIMQTAAQTLKKITLETGGKSPLVVFADADLDQAVNWSHMGIMSNQGQICTATSRILVQSAVYDRFLIQFLDRVKTVSKVGSQWEKDTYQEPQVSKAQYDQILKHINLGKQEGVVLATGGLPIDVGGKGFFTAPTVFTDVTPSMSIFKEEIFGPVVTITRFEDEAEAVAIANDSIYGLSASIFTSDLERAHRVADQMEVGTVWVNSSQDSDVRVPFGGMKQSGIGRELGEAALEAYIQTKAVHINMGSKL
- a CDS encoding GMC oxidoreductase yields the protein MTTTVLPVGSDRAYDYVIVGGGTAGCVLGARLAQYQSAGCSSSKPNLKEWQSVLGGDLDYDYGTTEQPNGNSHIRQSRAKVLDGCSSHNTMIAFRPFRYDMKRWVAQGCHGWDWVTMMQHVDQLRNQVQPVHNRHRNQLTKDWVQSCSTAMKIPVIQDFNAEILDKGQLEQGAGFFNIAYNPDTHQRSSASVAYIHPIICGEERRPNLTVLTEAHVSKIKIEKDVATSPMISLKSGGQRVIVPRKEIILCAGAIDTPRLMLLSGLGPKSQLEGLGIDVVKDIPGVGENLQDHPEGIIMWELNRPVPPNQTTMNSDAGLFLRREPTDAAGSDGNVADLMMHCYQAPYSHHTERAGFEFIPDPYVFCMIPNIPRPRSRGRVYLTSAKPAVNPALDFQCFSDPEGYDAAPMTWGIKAARKIARQSPFKGWLKREVAPGPAYQTDDDISKYARSVHHTVYHPCGTTKMGDVTRDEMAVVDPQLRVRGLSGLRIANAAGALASESLLIIDPQIVYHPCLGIFGRRVGRLIGEVAWAGNLVKSAGLLVRLPQFGVSAHAHGFILRATEHVLESRGKIAESQQATDDEQVQRQDQRRHLVRARAEMDVDNPADKGVPDDRFLESILISLAKRYSNQMRRKDVLI